One Streptomyces sp. RPA4-2 genomic window carries:
- a CDS encoding response regulator transcription factor, whose product MSHRQAEPRAVDSGNRIPVVVQAPDPISQAGVRSQLGQHPVIDLLDGAEAGPGAVAVLVNESPDEATLSRLRRLVRSEGARAVLVVGAIREAELLDVIECGVGAIVWRHEASAHRLVQAVLAASRGDGDLPADLLGRLITQVGSLQRTAAGRPGAPLAGLVPREIDVLRLIAEGMDTGEIASKLSYSERTVKNVMHGLTTRLHLRNRAHAVAYALREGYI is encoded by the coding sequence GTGTCACACCGGCAGGCCGAGCCCCGCGCGGTGGACTCCGGAAACCGCATTCCGGTGGTGGTCCAGGCGCCCGATCCGATCTCCCAGGCAGGGGTCCGCAGCCAGTTGGGGCAGCACCCGGTCATCGATCTCCTCGACGGCGCGGAGGCCGGCCCCGGCGCGGTGGCCGTCCTGGTCAACGAGAGCCCGGACGAGGCGACGCTCTCCCGGCTGCGCCGGCTGGTGCGCAGCGAGGGGGCACGCGCCGTCCTGGTGGTGGGCGCGATCCGCGAGGCGGAGCTCCTGGACGTCATCGAGTGCGGTGTCGGAGCCATCGTCTGGCGCCACGAGGCCAGCGCGCACCGTCTGGTGCAGGCCGTGCTCGCGGCGTCACGGGGTGACGGTGACCTGCCCGCGGATCTGTTGGGACGCCTCATCACTCAGGTGGGCTCGCTCCAGCGGACCGCGGCCGGCCGGCCCGGCGCTCCGCTGGCCGGCCTGGTACCGCGTGAGATCGACGTCCTGAGGCTCATCGCCGAAGGAATGGACACCGGAGAGATAGCGAGCAAACTCTCCTACTCCGAACGGACCGTCAAGAACGTCATGCACGGGCTGACCACCCGGCTCCACCTGCGCAATCGCGCGCACGCCGTGGCCTATGCACTCCGGGAAGGCTACATCTGA
- a CDS encoding ATP-binding protein has translation MVPAEAADALLPRLSRLRERVALLVEQRSATDPTATDPLRGLYLSEEAVRHLLEPAGPGPGPQEDRGPERGDRLDLLAGRLGLTELDVRILLIALAPDLERTFEPLYGYLNDDVGRRRATTGLALDLCGLPAHQAAARARFHPSAPLSTLGLVVVEEPERPFLSRSLRVSDRLVAHLLGDDTLDAALGGHVRRLRAPVRGERYDEDFLLRLADRLTRVPLPVYLREHRAGDGLACAAAALRRSGRDALHFTPGGTPVQEPIAELLREARLRDCAVVVSPLPEDPAPLMRALAVEDVAVLFADPRPYDPHWCDHRDPLVLDAPRLRSGAVEAWATALGEEPSSEARPWAGPADDAVPEPERTAGTVPLPDSPPGFEPPPGIGVAPGFDLAPVVAPYRLGGDRIVRAARAAQNLAAFDGGALTAAHLRLAARQQSASGLERHARRIRPDVGWDDLVLPDKPLLQLHELALRARHRDRVLGEWRLSAGGGRGRGVLGLFAGDSGTGKTLSAEVVAAELGLDLYVVQLSSIVDKYVGETEKNLERIFTEADRTDAVLLFDEADSVFGKRSEVKDAHDRYANMESSYLLQRLESFDGIALLTTNLRANIDEAFTRRLDLVVDFPFPDADQRLALWRHALTHVPRADGIDPRAVARDFELAGGSIRSAVVTAAYTAAGRDAEVTTADLLEGARREYRKAGRLVPGEGTW, from the coding sequence GTGGTACCCGCGGAAGCGGCCGACGCGCTCCTCCCCCGCCTGTCCCGGCTGCGCGAGCGTGTCGCCCTGCTCGTCGAGCAGCGCAGCGCCACCGACCCCACCGCGACCGATCCCCTGCGTGGCCTGTACCTGTCCGAGGAGGCGGTACGGCATCTCCTGGAACCGGCCGGCCCGGGCCCCGGGCCCCAAGAGGACCGGGGCCCCGAGCGGGGCGACCGGCTGGACCTGCTCGCCGGGCGCCTCGGGCTCACGGAACTGGACGTCCGTATCCTGCTCATCGCCCTCGCACCGGACCTCGAGCGCACCTTCGAGCCGCTGTACGGCTACCTCAACGACGACGTCGGCCGCCGCCGGGCCACCACGGGGCTCGCCCTCGACCTGTGCGGGCTTCCCGCGCACCAGGCCGCGGCACGGGCCCGGTTCCATCCCTCGGCTCCGCTGTCCACGCTGGGTCTCGTCGTGGTCGAGGAACCCGAACGTCCCTTCCTCAGCCGGTCGTTGCGTGTCTCCGACCGGCTGGTCGCGCACCTCCTCGGCGACGACACCCTCGACGCCGCGCTGGGCGGCCACGTCCGCCGGCTGCGGGCTCCGGTGCGCGGCGAGCGGTACGACGAGGACTTCCTGCTCCGGCTCGCCGACCGCCTGACCCGGGTGCCGCTCCCCGTGTACCTGCGCGAGCACCGGGCGGGAGACGGTCTCGCCTGCGCCGCGGCCGCCCTGCGCCGGTCCGGACGGGACGCGCTCCACTTCACCCCCGGCGGTACCCCGGTACAAGAGCCGATCGCCGAACTCCTGCGCGAGGCGCGGCTGCGGGACTGCGCGGTCGTCGTGTCCCCGCTGCCGGAGGATCCCGCGCCGCTGATGCGGGCTCTGGCGGTGGAGGACGTGGCCGTACTGTTCGCCGATCCCCGCCCCTACGATCCGCACTGGTGCGATCACCGTGATCCGCTCGTCCTGGACGCGCCCCGGCTGCGGTCCGGTGCCGTGGAGGCGTGGGCGACGGCGCTCGGCGAGGAACCCTCGTCCGAGGCCCGCCCCTGGGCGGGGCCGGCCGACGACGCGGTGCCGGAACCGGAGCGGACCGCGGGCACCGTGCCCCTTCCGGATTCCCCGCCCGGCTTCGAACCCCCGCCCGGCATCGGCGTCGCGCCCGGCTTCGACCTCGCGCCGGTCGTCGCGCCGTACCGGCTCGGCGGTGACCGCATCGTGCGCGCCGCCCGTGCCGCGCAGAACCTCGCCGCGTTCGACGGCGGCGCGCTCACCGCGGCCCATCTGCGCCTGGCCGCCCGGCAGCAGTCCGCCTCCGGCCTCGAGCGGCACGCCCGCCGGATCCGTCCCGACGTGGGCTGGGACGATCTCGTCCTGCCCGACAAACCGCTCCTGCAACTGCACGAGCTGGCCCTGCGTGCCCGCCACCGCGACCGCGTGCTCGGGGAGTGGCGGCTCAGCGCGGGCGGCGGTCGCGGGCGGGGCGTGCTCGGACTGTTCGCCGGCGACTCCGGCACCGGCAAGACCCTCTCCGCCGAGGTCGTCGCCGCCGAACTCGGCCTCGACCTCTACGTCGTGCAGCTCTCCTCCATCGTCGACAAGTACGTCGGCGAGACCGAGAAGAACCTGGAGCGCATCTTCACCGAGGCCGACCGCACCGATGCCGTCCTCCTCTTCGACGAGGCCGACTCCGTGTTCGGCAAACGGTCCGAGGTCAAGGACGCTCACGATCGGTACGCCAACATGGAGAGTTCCTATCTTCTCCAGCGCCTCGAGTCCTTCGACGGCATCGCGCTGCTCACGACCAACCTGCGCGCCAACATCGACGAGGCGTTCACCCGCCGCCTCGACCTCGTGGTGGACTTCCCGTTCCCCGACGCGGACCAGCGCCTCGCCCTGTGGCGGCACGCCCTGACCCATGTGCCGCGCGCCGACGGCATCGACCCGCGCGCTGTCGCCCGCGACTTCGAACTCGCCGGTGGTTCGATCCGCAGCGCCGTCGTCACGGCCGCCTACACGGCCGCAGGCCGCGACGCCGAGGTCACCACGGCCGACCTGCTGGAGGGCGCACGGCGCGAGTACCGCAAGGCCGGCCGGCTGGTGCCGGGCGAGGGCACCTGGTAG
- a CDS encoding DUF4255 domain-containing protein: MIHEVDEVLKRLLNSGALDGSGIDVSFDAPTREWAARRNAPAINTYLYDIREDVRRRERGAMAVRDERGVVLRRRQPPRWFRLSYLVTAWTKQPQDEHRLLSAVLATLLPHEVLPPEQLPGALGALGLSVPLTVAGLHTESRSLAEIWSALGGELKPSLDLVVTAPFPAFPEYDAGPPVTEGAAVRVRGMDGTLEGSPERHHQARHLTSAPAPAPAPAGTAPDADHPATGRPDGEKRAK; the protein is encoded by the coding sequence GTGATTCACGAGGTCGACGAGGTCCTCAAGCGGCTGCTCAACAGCGGTGCCCTGGACGGTTCCGGCATCGACGTCTCCTTCGACGCGCCGACCCGCGAGTGGGCGGCCCGGCGCAACGCGCCCGCCATCAACACGTATCTGTACGACATCCGCGAGGACGTCAGACGCCGTGAGCGCGGTGCCATGGCCGTACGTGACGAGCGTGGTGTCGTGCTCCGCCGCCGCCAGCCGCCCCGCTGGTTCCGGCTGTCGTATCTGGTGACGGCCTGGACCAAACAGCCGCAGGACGAACACCGGTTGCTGTCCGCCGTGCTGGCCACGCTGCTTCCCCACGAAGTGCTCCCTCCCGAGCAACTGCCCGGCGCGCTCGGCGCACTGGGCCTGTCCGTACCGCTGACGGTTGCGGGCCTGCACACCGAGTCACGGTCCCTGGCCGAGATCTGGTCCGCGCTCGGGGGCGAACTGAAGCCCTCGCTCGACCTGGTGGTCACCGCGCCGTTCCCGGCGTTCCCGGAGTACGACGCCGGGCCGCCGGTCACGGAGGGCGCCGCCGTGCGCGTACGCGGCATGGACGGCACGCTGGAGGGGTCACCCGAACGGCACCACCAGGCCCGGCACTTGACGAGCGCACCGGCACCGGCACCGGCACCGGCCGGCACCGCGCCCGACGCGGATCACCCGGCCACTGGCCGGCCCGACGGAGAGAAGCGGGCCAAGTGA
- a CDS encoding AAA family ATPase, producing the protein MGAELETLRERREALELVAAEADRARSGSGRLVLLRGATGTGRTALLEAVAGQAAARGTRVLRARCSSDGDTAAFAPVRQLLASGAEFESGVKPCPDPADAPHRWTRAEHLWDQLRAYAVHSPLLVAVDDVHCADESSRRWFVEAARRIDRLPVLLVATERSQYDLDPPPAGLAHALSPTLVRTHTVAPLSADAAAQLVRAEFATAPPGWVDDCVRAGAGSPLLLRALLDDLRAREPDGARRTTLPETCAALYPGAYPAAVTWWLDSAGPATAGVARALATLDDDALEDEHPREAAELLARMADADPARVPGWLTAMTRLGVLRPGPGGRPGYAHPLLRDAVLSGWPSTRRQTAHRTAAEVMLRRGDRAETVAGQLLRAPAVGAPWAATALLDAADLAVRDARPDDAVAFLRRVLDEPLTPARRTTALTELGSLEFAVARSSAGIPRLTEATRLPGTPQDRVRAAVALGTVLARRGKARAAMDVLRGLDEQLADHPDLIRLLQTASALLSDHDQGIREEAYRWLYGAAERSPDLVGTAGRALLVRYDATAGLVSAATAMERIRALLDEPVDALAEPFLLGTAAAVAQWADELEEAETLVRRGLARQRPSLLHPMHEALLNVRADIAAVRGRYPDLLVDPEVRQAGERARRGPANAHAHALIALVETGRTQEASRLAGRFDLRDAQDSWELNRFLYARGVLRSATGDPAGALDDFLECGRRQMARDVVSPVVTPWRTAAAACRTVLGAPQDALALAREELRLAQVWNTPRLVGRALSGLATATGGRRGLELADRAVHMLRDAPAETELIPALIAQGRQFVAAGERARARDALREAAERAERLGAVRLRARAEEALPEGRSRGTTTALTGWEALTGSERRIAALAAGGRTNAEIAELLHLARRTVETHLTSAYRKLGIRRRAELTAVIGGRAPDQGEPVEVRGA; encoded by the coding sequence ATGGGTGCCGAACTCGAGACGCTGCGGGAACGCCGGGAGGCCCTGGAGCTGGTGGCCGCCGAGGCGGACCGTGCCCGTTCCGGGTCCGGCCGTCTGGTGCTGCTCAGAGGTGCCACCGGAACGGGGCGTACCGCCCTCCTGGAGGCCGTCGCCGGACAGGCGGCGGCACGCGGCACCCGGGTGCTGCGCGCCCGCTGCTCGTCCGACGGCGACACCGCCGCCTTCGCGCCGGTCCGGCAACTGCTGGCGTCCGGAGCCGAGTTCGAGAGCGGGGTCAAGCCCTGTCCGGACCCCGCCGACGCCCCGCACCGGTGGACCCGCGCGGAACATCTGTGGGACCAACTGCGGGCGTACGCCGTGCACTCGCCCCTGCTGGTCGCCGTGGACGACGTCCACTGCGCCGACGAGTCCTCGCGCCGCTGGTTCGTCGAGGCAGCCCGCCGGATCGACCGGCTCCCCGTCCTGCTGGTGGCCACCGAACGGAGCCAGTACGACCTCGACCCGCCCCCGGCGGGCCTGGCGCACGCGCTCTCGCCCACCCTCGTCCGTACCCACACCGTCGCCCCGCTGAGCGCCGACGCCGCCGCGCAGCTGGTGCGCGCGGAGTTCGCAACCGCCCCGCCCGGCTGGGTGGACGACTGCGTACGGGCCGGCGCGGGCAGCCCCCTGCTGCTGCGCGCCCTGCTCGACGACCTCCGCGCACGGGAGCCGGACGGCGCCCGGCGCACCACCCTCCCCGAGACCTGCGCGGCGCTGTACCCGGGCGCGTATCCGGCCGCCGTGACCTGGTGGCTGGACAGCGCGGGACCGGCGACGGCGGGGGTGGCTCGCGCCCTCGCGACGCTCGACGACGACGCGCTGGAGGACGAACACCCCCGGGAGGCGGCCGAACTGCTCGCCCGGATGGCGGACGCGGACCCCGCCCGGGTGCCCGGCTGGCTCACCGCCATGACCCGCCTCGGCGTACTGCGTCCGGGCCCCGGGGGACGACCGGGCTACGCCCACCCGCTCTTACGGGACGCGGTGCTGAGCGGCTGGCCCAGCACCCGGCGGCAGACCGCGCACCGTACGGCGGCCGAAGTGATGCTGCGTCGCGGCGATCGCGCCGAAACGGTCGCCGGACAGCTCCTGCGGGCACCGGCCGTCGGGGCGCCCTGGGCCGCGACCGCGCTGCTGGACGCCGCCGATCTGGCGGTGCGCGACGCCAGACCCGACGACGCCGTGGCGTTCCTGCGCCGGGTGCTCGACGAGCCGCTCACGCCGGCCCGCCGCACCACGGCGCTCACCGAGCTGGGCTCCCTGGAGTTCGCCGTCGCCCGTTCGTCGGCCGGGATACCGCGGCTGACCGAGGCGACCCGGCTGCCGGGCACGCCGCAGGACCGGGTACGGGCGGCGGTGGCACTCGGCACCGTACTGGCGCGGCGCGGCAAGGCGCGCGCGGCGATGGACGTGCTGCGCGGCCTGGACGAGCAACTGGCGGACCACCCGGACCTGATCAGGCTGCTGCAGACCGCCTCCGCGCTCCTGTCGGACCACGACCAGGGAATCCGCGAGGAGGCCTACCGCTGGCTCTACGGCGCCGCCGAACGGTCCCCGGACCTGGTCGGCACGGCCGGCCGGGCGCTCCTGGTGCGCTACGACGCGACGGCCGGTCTGGTCTCGGCCGCCACGGCCATGGAACGGATCCGCGCCCTGCTCGACGAACCCGTCGACGCGCTCGCGGAGCCCTTCCTGCTCGGTACGGCGGCCGCCGTCGCACAGTGGGCCGACGAACTGGAGGAGGCCGAGACGCTGGTGCGCCGCGGGCTCGCCCGGCAGCGGCCCTCACTCCTGCATCCGATGCACGAGGCACTGCTCAACGTACGGGCGGACATCGCCGCCGTCCGCGGTCGGTATCCGGACCTGCTCGTCGACCCGGAGGTCCGGCAGGCCGGCGAGAGGGCCCGCCGGGGTCCGGCCAACGCGCACGCGCACGCCCTGATCGCGCTCGTCGAGACGGGCCGCACCCAGGAGGCGTCCCGGCTCGCCGGCCGCTTCGATCTCCGTGACGCCCAGGACTCCTGGGAACTCAACCGGTTCCTGTACGCGCGAGGCGTGCTGCGGTCCGCGACGGGTGATCCGGCGGGCGCCCTCGACGACTTCCTGGAGTGCGGGCGGCGGCAGATGGCACGGGACGTGGTGAGCCCCGTGGTCACGCCCTGGCGCACCGCGGCCGCCGCGTGCCGTACCGTGCTGGGCGCTCCGCAGGACGCCCTCGCGCTGGCCCGGGAGGAGCTGCGGCTCGCCCAGGTCTGGAACACCCCGCGGCTGGTGGGCCGGGCCCTGTCCGGGCTCGCCACGGCCACCGGGGGCCGCCGCGGTCTCGAACTCGCCGACCGCGCCGTACACATGCTGCGGGACGCGCCCGCGGAGACCGAGCTGATCCCCGCCCTGATCGCGCAGGGGCGCCAGTTCGTCGCGGCGGGAGAGCGGGCACGGGCCCGTGACGCCCTGCGCGAGGCGGCCGAACGCGCGGAACGGCTGGGCGCGGTGCGCCTGCGGGCGCGGGCCGAGGAGGCACTGCCGGAAGGCCGTTCCCGCGGCACGACGACGGCGCTCACCGGATGGGAGGCGCTGACCGGCAGCGAACGCCGGATCGCCGCGCTCGCGGCCGGCGGCCGGACGAACGCCGAGATCGCGGAGCTCCTGCACCTGGCCCGGCGTACCGTCGAGACCCATCTGACCAGTGCCTACCGCAAGCTCGGCATCCGCCGCAGGGCGGAACTCACCGCCGTGATCGGAGGGCGGGCACCGGACCAGGGCGAACCGGTGGAGGTACGGGGCGCCTGA